From Pseudomonas sp. StFLB209, a single genomic window includes:
- a CDS encoding arsenic transporter: MPALDPTTGIWTVAALATAAVILRPWRVPEFVWALGGAVLLILLGWLPLPAALKAVAEGGDVYLFLIGMMVLAELARQQGLFDWLAMYAVQHAKGSGQRLFNLVFLVGTLVTVFLSNDATAVVLTPAVYAACRAAKAEPLPYLFICAFIANAASFVLPISNPANLVVFGSQMPPLLDWLRQFSLPSLAAIGLTYLMLRLAQRKQIRQPLATCIDLQPLPGGARLCAFGLVLTGIVLLSASALDRPLGLPTFCAGLATAGLIHLRQRRSPLPVLKGVAWGVLPLVAGLFMLVEAVAHTGLTQRLAHGLAALAQHSEAQAGWAAGIAAALAGNLMNNLPAGLIAGSMGQMAELPGSTTAALLIGIDLGPNLSITGSLATLLWLAAIRREGEHVGAWGFLKLGVLVMPPALVAALAALLV; this comes from the coding sequence ATGCCTGCATTAGACCCGACGACGGGGATCTGGACCGTTGCCGCCCTCGCAACCGCCGCAGTGATCCTGCGCCCCTGGCGGGTGCCGGAATTTGTCTGGGCGCTCGGCGGCGCGGTGCTGTTGATTCTGCTCGGCTGGCTGCCGCTGCCTGCCGCGCTCAAAGCCGTGGCCGAAGGCGGCGATGTGTATCTGTTTCTGATCGGCATGATGGTCCTGGCGGAACTGGCCCGCCAGCAGGGGCTGTTCGACTGGCTGGCGATGTATGCGGTACAGCACGCCAAAGGCTCTGGCCAGCGGCTGTTCAACCTGGTGTTTCTGGTTGGCACGCTGGTTACGGTGTTTCTGTCCAACGATGCCACCGCCGTGGTCCTGACCCCGGCGGTGTACGCCGCCTGCCGCGCCGCCAAGGCCGAGCCGCTGCCTTATCTGTTCATTTGCGCGTTTATCGCCAACGCGGCCAGCTTCGTACTGCCGATTTCCAACCCGGCCAACCTGGTAGTGTTTGGCAGCCAGATGCCGCCACTGCTCGACTGGCTTCGGCAATTCAGCTTGCCGTCACTGGCCGCCATTGGCCTGACTTACCTGATGCTGCGCCTGGCCCAACGCAAACAGATTCGCCAGCCGCTGGCCACCTGCATCGACCTGCAGCCGCTGCCTGGCGGCGCGCGCCTGTGTGCGTTCGGCCTGGTCCTGACCGGCATCGTGCTGCTCAGTGCCTCGGCGCTGGACCGGCCACTGGGCCTGCCGACCTTTTGCGCGGGTCTGGCCACCGCCGGGCTGATCCACCTGCGTCAGCGGCGCAGCCCGCTGCCGGTGCTCAAGGGCGTGGCCTGGGGCGTGCTGCCGCTGGTGGCCGGGCTGTTCATGCTGGTCGAAGCGGTGGCACACACCGGCCTGACTCAACGTCTGGCCCACGGCCTCGCGGCACTGGCGCAACACTCCGAAGCCCAGGCCGGCTGGGCTGCCGGCATCGCTGCAGCACTGGCCGGCAACCTGATGAACAACCTGCCGGCCGGCTTGATCGCAGGCTCCATGGGCCAGATGGCCGAACTGCCCGGCAGTACCACTGCGGCGCTGTTGATCGGCATCGACCTGGGGCCGAACCTGTCGATCACCGGGTCACTGGCGACCTTGTTGTGGCTGGCAGCGATTCGCCGCGAGGGCGAGCATGTGGGGGCGTGGGGGTTTCTGAAACTGGGCGTGCTGGTAATGCCACCGGCGTTGGTCGCGGCGTTGGCGGCGTTGTTGGTTTAA
- a CDS encoding RNA-guided endonuclease InsQ/TnpB family protein, translated as MTHTKTLKLRIKDKHAKTLLAMAREVNMVWNYCNETSHRAIRERHQWLSGFDLQKLTNGLSKCDGVQIGSPTVQQVCEDYAKARKQFKRSRLNWRVSSRSSPKYSLGWIPFKARALQYKNGQIQFAGFRFGLWDSYGLSQYALRAGSFSEDSRGRWYLNICVQVESKPCIGTAAVGIDLGLKAAATTSEGQVLVGREYRTLEQKLGIAQRAGKRARVRALHARIRNRRKDAQHKFSTALVERCAAIFVGDVASAKLVKTQMAKSTLDAGWGQLKTMLEQKCQRAGVVFEVVAERYTTQTCSCCGSISTSSPKGRAGLRIREWTCVCCGTAHDRDVDAARNILAAGHRRLAVGIPAL; from the coding sequence ATGACCCACACCAAGACCCTTAAACTCCGAATCAAAGACAAGCACGCGAAAACGCTGCTTGCGATGGCGCGCGAGGTCAATATGGTGTGGAACTACTGCAATGAAACGAGTCATCGCGCCATCCGGGAACGCCACCAGTGGCTCTCCGGTTTTGACCTGCAAAAGCTGACCAATGGATTAAGCAAATGCGACGGCGTGCAGATCGGCTCGCCAACCGTGCAGCAGGTTTGCGAGGACTACGCTAAGGCACGCAAGCAGTTCAAGCGTTCCAGGCTCAATTGGCGGGTGTCCAGCAGGAGCAGCCCCAAATACAGCCTGGGCTGGATTCCATTCAAGGCTCGTGCCTTGCAATACAAGAACGGTCAGATTCAGTTCGCCGGGTTCAGGTTTGGTCTGTGGGACAGCTACGGTTTAAGCCAGTACGCCCTGCGGGCCGGAAGCTTCAGTGAAGATTCCAGGGGGCGCTGGTATCTCAATATCTGCGTGCAGGTTGAGAGCAAGCCGTGTATCGGCACTGCCGCAGTTGGCATCGACCTGGGCCTTAAAGCGGCAGCTACAACGTCTGAGGGCCAGGTGCTGGTCGGGCGCGAATATCGCACCCTGGAGCAGAAGCTGGGCATCGCTCAGCGTGCTGGCAAGAGGGCACGTGTTCGCGCCCTCCATGCCAGGATCAGGAACCGGCGCAAGGATGCGCAACACAAGTTCTCAACCGCTCTGGTTGAGCGCTGCGCCGCCATTTTCGTTGGCGATGTAGCCAGCGCCAAACTCGTAAAGACTCAAATGGCCAAATCCACGCTTGATGCAGGATGGGGCCAACTCAAGACAATGCTGGAGCAGAAATGCCAACGGGCAGGCGTTGTTTTTGAGGTTGTAGCCGAGCGCTATACCACCCAGACCTGCTCGTGCTGTGGAAGCATTTCCACCAGCAGTCCGAAAGGTAGAGCCGGTTTGCGAATAAGAGAATGGACCTGCGTGTGCTGCGGTACAGCCCACGACCGCGATGTAGACGCGGCCCGGAACATTCTCGCGGCGGGGCATCGCCGTCTAGCGGTAGGAATCCCCGCTCTTTAG
- the tnpA gene encoding IS200/IS605 family transposase produces MARDIYVARPRKNDGDLRHGRHCVFALHAHLVFVTKYRRNVFKKEHLDAMQIILANVCKDFDAQLVEFNGEHDHVHLLINYPPKVALSNLVASLKGVSSRLLRKQFGDFHPWLKRRGVLWSPSYFASSCGGAPIEILRQYIEEQQTPH; encoded by the coding sequence ATGGCAAGGGATATCTACGTGGCGAGGCCTCGCAAGAATGATGGTGATTTGCGGCATGGAAGGCATTGCGTATTTGCCTTGCATGCTCATTTGGTCTTTGTAACAAAATATCGACGCAACGTGTTCAAGAAAGAACACCTGGATGCCATGCAAATTATTCTTGCCAACGTCTGCAAGGATTTCGACGCGCAGTTGGTCGAGTTCAACGGCGAACACGATCATGTTCACCTGCTGATCAACTATCCGCCGAAGGTGGCGTTGTCGAATCTGGTGGCTTCACTCAAGGGGGTATCATCCAGACTGCTGCGTAAGCAGTTCGGGGATTTCCACCCCTGGCTCAAGCGAAGAGGTGTCCTCTGGTCACCATCCTATTTCGCCTCTAGCTGCGGCGGTGCGCCGATTGAAATCCTGCGCCAATACATTGAAGAACAGCAGACTCCCCACTAG
- a CDS encoding BRO-N domain-containing protein, with the protein MTAINPNNPCTEHFEAIPFIRHHRQLRTTLSDGQAWFCLSDLARLMGRRLDERSTLKLDPDQRRTAWLETFGEYERCTLVSESGVFALLVHHYVPENRTLRRWLTHEVLPELHRRHDRFIELPSVNSLDWLGNSLQLLHWRNESWVRWKDMTGVLVEMPERRPLSLWRRVLRWVQG; encoded by the coding sequence ATGACTGCTATTAACCCAAACAATCCCTGTACCGAACACTTCGAAGCCATTCCCTTCATCCGTCACCACCGCCAGTTGCGCACCACCCTGAGCGACGGTCAGGCGTGGTTCTGCCTGAGCGATCTTGCCCGCCTGATGGGCCGGCGCCTCGACGAACGCTCCACGCTGAAACTCGACCCCGACCAGCGCCGCACGGCCTGGCTGGAAACTTTCGGCGAGTATGAGCGCTGCACGCTGGTCAGTGAGTCCGGCGTCTTCGCCCTGCTGGTCCACCACTACGTGCCGGAAAACCGCACCCTGCGCCGTTGGCTGACCCACGAAGTGCTACCGGAACTGCACCGGCGTCATGACCGGTTCATCGAGTTGCCGAGCGTGAACAGCCTGGACTGGCTGGGCAACTCGTTGCAGTTGCTGCACTGGCGCAATGAAAGCTGGGTGCGCTGGAAGGACATGACGGGGGTGCTGGTGGAGATGCCTGAGCGCAGACCCCTGAGCCTGTGGCGGCGTGTGCTGCGCTGGGTCCAAGGCTAG
- a CDS encoding winged helix-turn-helix transcriptional regulator, whose product MPSMENQTIEAPAINMHEEMRRAFALLSGKWKLEIMWLLNERIYRFGELRKAIGGITQHMLTAQLRELENDGLITRTVYAEVPPRVEYAMTDKARALGPTMEALTVWWQTYGNSVPAKASPRGRKPGRA is encoded by the coding sequence ATGCCTAGTATGGAAAACCAGACTATTGAAGCCCCGGCCATCAACATGCACGAAGAAATGCGCCGCGCCTTTGCGCTGCTTTCCGGCAAGTGGAAACTGGAAATCATGTGGCTGTTGAACGAGCGCATTTATCGTTTTGGCGAACTGCGCAAGGCCATTGGCGGCATCACCCAGCACATGCTGACTGCGCAACTTCGCGAGCTGGAAAACGACGGATTGATCACCCGCACGGTGTATGCCGAAGTCCCGCCACGGGTGGAGTACGCGATGACCGACAAAGCGCGGGCATTGGGGCCGACCATGGAGGCCTTGACCGTCTGGTGGCAGACCTACGGCAATAGTGTGCCGGCCAAGGCCAGCCCGCGGGGGCGTAAGCCGGGTAGAGCCTAG
- a CDS encoding DoxX family protein: MFELSLYWLSTLLLALLYLLSATLYVVRRDWARQGLVDLGYPDHLMNVLTAVKLLAVIAILSRVSVALSDLAYAGVLYHLLLSAQAYFGVRNPRGALPALIGLVLLAVSFTTQNSAREIPSPYLPATAAYSQPSH; encoded by the coding sequence ATGTTTGAACTGTCTCTGTATTGGCTCAGTACGTTGTTGCTGGCACTGCTGTATCTGCTTTCGGCCACTCTGTATGTCGTGCGCCGCGACTGGGCGCGCCAGGGGCTGGTGGACCTGGGCTACCCGGACCATCTGATGAACGTTCTCACCGCCGTGAAGTTGCTGGCGGTGATTGCGATTCTGTCGCGCGTCAGTGTGGCGCTGAGTGATCTGGCGTATGCCGGGGTGCTCTACCACCTGCTGTTATCGGCGCAGGCTTACTTCGGCGTGCGCAATCCTCGGGGTGCGCTGCCGGCGTTGATCGGCCTGGTACTGCTGGCGGTTTCCTTTACCACCCAGAACAGCGCACGCGAAATCCCCTCGCCTTACCTGCCGGCCACAGCGGCCTATTCCCAGCCTTCACACTGA
- a CDS encoding SDR family NAD(P)-dependent oxidoreductase, whose protein sequence is MSRLDGKVAIVTGAGRGIGRATALLFAAEGASVAVLSRTAENVQQVVAQIQAAGGKAHGVVCDLAEPEQITAAIAQVVSVYGQIDILVNNAFDPAQVSASVLELSAEQLQRNFELGPVAYLRTMQVCYPWLKASGAGRVINFASLAGVVGLPGYAPYNMAKEAVRALTRSAAREWGADAITVNNVLPVAETWGDAVVPPPSNVLGRYGSPEHDIAPVVLFLASKDAQYLTGYSLTPDGGQIIDSAR, encoded by the coding sequence ATGTCACGTCTTGACGGAAAAGTAGCGATTGTTACCGGTGCCGGTCGCGGCATTGGTCGCGCCACAGCCCTGTTGTTTGCCGCCGAAGGTGCCAGCGTCGCGGTGCTGTCACGCACAGCGGAAAATGTGCAGCAGGTGGTCGCGCAGATTCAGGCCGCAGGCGGCAAGGCGCACGGCGTGGTGTGTGACCTGGCAGAGCCAGAACAGATCACTGCAGCGATCGCGCAAGTGGTCAGTGTCTACGGGCAGATTGATATTCTGGTCAACAACGCTTTCGACCCGGCGCAGGTCTCTGCTTCGGTGCTTGAGCTGTCAGCGGAGCAACTGCAACGCAATTTCGAGCTGGGACCGGTGGCTTACCTGCGCACCATGCAGGTTTGCTATCCCTGGCTCAAAGCCAGTGGCGCAGGTCGGGTCATCAACTTTGCCTCACTGGCCGGGGTGGTCGGCCTGCCGGGCTATGCGCCGTACAACATGGCCAAGGAAGCGGTGCGCGCCCTGACCCGCTCGGCGGCGCGTGAGTGGGGGGCCGACGCGATTACCGTCAACAACGTGCTGCCAGTGGCTGAAACCTGGGGCGATGCCGTGGTACCACCACCCAGTAATGTACTGGGCCGTTATGGTTCACCGGAACACGACATCGCACCGGTGGTGCTGTTTCTGGCCAGCAAGGATGCCCAGTACCTCACCGGCTACAGCCTGACGCCCGATGGCGGGCAGATCATCGACAGCGCGCGCTAG